Part of the Catalinimonas alkaloidigena genome is shown below.
CGGGCTGCCTGCATATCATCAATCATAGGATTGATGCTGAGGTCTGGCATCCCTGCTCTTGCCCTCAGTTGGTTCACTGTCATATCCAGGTCAGCCTGGGTAAGCTCTCCCAGCTCAGCTTTGGCTTCGGCATAAATCAACATAGGCTCAGCCAGACGAAGCACCGGATAATCGGCACTGTTCTGTACAGTAATATCTGTATCATTGATAAAGCCTTTGATCTGATGGTAGCCGGTAAAGCTTTTTGCCAACTCCTGCACATACACTCCGGCACCCTGTGCATAAGTTGAGGTGTTTACCAATTCCCAACCCGGATAAGCATAGGTCTGAGAAAGACGAGGGTCACGATCCTGAAATTCCTCTACGAATAAATTAGTCTCATATCCCGGCTGATCGGTATAGTATGAGCCATCAGTCATCAGGTAGGCCTGTAATAAATCTTTGGTTGGGCACACTTCGTAGTTACCAAATATATAGGCCCACCAACCACTATTTAGTGTTTCATTTTCAAATGCACGTACCAGAATTACCTCAGGGTTTCCTCCCAGGCTAGTGTTGTTGAAGAGGCGACTGTAATCAGTCGTTGGGTCGCCGGTATTGTATAGTGCAAAACCTCCATTTTCAATGATGTCTTGAGCAACATCTCTGGCGACTGTGATAAACTCATCTGCCGTAGTTTGCAAGTTGAGTTCCGGATGATACTTTCGGTAGGTGCCTTCATACAGGGCAAAGCGTGCCAGGTAAGTTTTTATGACCCAACTGTTGACTTCACCTTCTACAGATTCGGTATCTACGTTTTCGGCAGCAAAGCTAAAGTCATCCATAATGTTCTGGACTACCTCTTCACGTGAATCCCTACCTTTGAGCAGCAACTCTTCATCATTGGAAGCAATCACCTGATCGTACCAGGGCACATCTGAGTAGCGCTTTATTTTTTCAACATAAAAGCGAGCACGAAAAAATCTGCCAAGGCCTTCGTAGTGATTCAGCCTGCTTTCCGGTAAATCAGCATTTCTGAAGTTTTCCAGAAAAAAATTGATATCCCTTAAGCCTGCCCAATTCCAACCACCAGTGATCGTTGTTGACGATGGATCGCCAATCATCATGTTCTTAATTTCGGTAACACCGGTTGTTACCGCGTTATCCGTAGAACGATCTTCAATCAGTTGACCATGGGCAGGAAAATTATACAGTCCGTAAACGTACAGGTCCAGGTCTTCTTCCGTATTGAAAAAGTTTTCTTTACCGATAGATGTTTCTGGCACCCTGTCCAGAAAATCATCATTACAGGCTACTATCAGTAGTGATAAACTGATTGTGAGTAGTGATTTATATATTAAATTCATCTTTGTTCTCATGATTATTTAAAAGTTAACATTCACACCGACAGCAAACCTTCTCTGTACAGGATATGCATATCCACTTCCTACTTGTCTTGAATTTCCGGTTGCCGGATTGTAGTTATTATTATCATTGATGGCTTCCGGGTCATAATAATCCTTAAGCTCTGACCACTCAAACACATTTTCGCCACTTACAAAGACTCTCAGACGCTCAATTCCCACACGATCCAGCATTGCCTGCGGCAGGGTATATCCAACTGTCAGGTTTTTGAGCCTCAGGTATGATCCATTGAGTAAGTAGCGTGTTTGAGGTATGGCCAGTCCCTGGGCCTGGTCAATACGCTCTCCCAGATTACGGTCTGCCAGCCAGGCCTGTAATACGGGGTAGTAAGCATCAAGATTCTGATCGGCAAGTCCTGCCTCAATGTAAGACTGAGAATGTCTGGAACGATCCACGTCACTGTCAGCAGTGGCACGATAGAAATCGTTAAGGTGGGCGTACCCTCCGGCATAAGGCTGCTGGTAGAATCCCCAGTACAGGTAATCTCTTGGGTAGTAGTCACGTTTTGCAACGCCCTGAAAGAAGGTGCGCAGGTCAAAACCTTTCCATGACATATTCAGGTCCAGACCGAAACGGTAGCGAGGTGAAATATTTCCAATAACACTTAGGTCTTTAGGATCATCTACGGTAGTTCCTTTTTCAATGACACCATTACCGTCCTGATCAATGTACCTGGGCCATCCTGGAACAATTGAAAGTGCTCCCCAGGGAACAACAGCCGTTTGATCTAACTGCTGTATTTCATCTTCTGACGCAAACAAACCATCGCTTTCCAAACCCCAGATTTCTCCCAGGTCCATACCCTCATAGTATTGGGTCAGGTTGCGGTTGGGATTGTCAAAGCTGGTAATGGTAGCGCGGCTGTCAGACAAAACAAATTTGGTATTGAAGCTCAGCGGGCTGCCTCCTACGTTGAAGTCATTTCGGTAATTCAATGCCAACTCCCATCCATTGTTACGTAAATCGGCAGCATTTTCTGCCGGCTCACTTGCTCCTAACACATCGGGCAGGTCTCTTCCCAGCGTCAGCATACCGAGCGTATTTCTTTCGTAGATATCAAAGTTAGCGGTAAGCCTGTCACCGAAGAATCCAAGGTCAACACCAAAGTTAACTGTGTTTACCTGCTCCCAGGTGTAGTTAGGCGATACCAGGCCGGGGGAAGAAATTTCCTGGGGGCGATTGCCGCCGATCAGATAATCAGACTGGTAAGCAGCCATCGTAGGGATATAACCATAATAATTGTAGTCAGAAACCGCCTGATTACCTAATGAACCATAAGAGGCCCTGAGTTTAAAGGTACTTACCACATTGGTCAGCGGATCAAAGAACTGTTCCTGGTCTACCCGCCATGCGGCAGATGCGGAAGGGAAGAAGCCGAATCGCTTATCTTCCGGGAAACGAGAACTTCCGTCATAACGGCCGTTGAATTCTACAATGTAGCGATCAAGCAAGATATAGTTCAAGCGGTAGAAGGCTCCACGGATGGCCCAGTCACCGATGACCTCATTTACATTGGCATCCCCGGTAGCCAGTGCTACGGTGGGCAGAGAGGAGGAAATCACATTGTTACGTTCAGCACTGAAAAACTCAGAACGGTAATATTCCTGATTATATCCGACAATAGCGGTAAAGTCATGGACACCAAATTCTTTATTGAGTGTACCATAGACGTTAAAAACATTATAGTCTTCAAATCCCGCACTGCGATGAGCAAAATTCTGACCTTCTTCACGGACGTCATCGGGCCCAAATCCAATATTATACTTGTTTGTGTGGTAATTGAAGTTGGTGCTCCCTCGGCGATAGGTATAGTCTGCATTTACTTTCAACAGGTCATCCCAAAAAGAAAGTTGGGCGGTAAAACGAGACTGTAGACTGTTGTACCTTTCGCTGGTTGATCCTCCGTCAGACATGCGGGCCGCTAGTCTACCGGTAGCATTATTTCCCCAGCTTCCGTCCGGGTTTACATGCCAGTCAGTAGGCCATAGGTTATAAATCTCCCAGAAAGAAGAACCTCCTGCACCCTGTTGCAGGGTATTGGAAAGCAGGCTTGAATTGACAATTGCTGAAGGCTGTTTACGCGTGGTATTGGTAAGGAAAGTATTGTTTCCTAAGGTGAACCAATCTGTAACATCATAGTCTACCTTACTTCTGAAGCTATAGCGGTCAAAATAATCGTCGGCAACTTTGATGATACCATTCTGACGGTTGTAATTACCCGAAATAAAATAGCGGGCTTTCTCAGACATTCCGTCAACGGATACCGAGTGGTTTTGAGAAAAGCTGCTTTCCGACATAAAGTAGTTGCTCCAGTCACGGTTACCCATATATTCCCACTGCTCGCTGTTGGTTAAGTCTTGTCTTACCGGAGCTATGGATGGGTCTTCTGAACGCTGCTTGGCGTAAAGGTAAGTTTGGTCAGTATAGTTGTTATAATCCCAGGGAGTATTATCAGTAGCCGTTTCTGCCAATCTGAGGTAGATATAGGGGTCTGTAATTTTATCAGGCACTATCGTAGGCCTGTCCCAGGAGAAATTGTTGGAATAGCTTACGCTTACCCCTTCCTGATCTCCCATTTTGGTAGTAATCAGAATTACCCCGAAAGCGGCTCTTGCACCATAGATGGCGGCTGCGGAAGCATCCTTGATTACTGATATATTCTGAATATCCTGAGGAGAAATTCGGTTAAGTTCTACTGCATCTGAAGGTACACCATCAATCAGGATGAGGGGGTTCCCTCCGTTGATAGAGGTTAATCCACGAATGTTAATATTTGCTGCGGCACCGGGCTCCCCTGAAAGGAAGTCTACGTTCAGGTTAGGGATGATACCCTGTAGCCCCTGTGATATATTAGAGATAGGACGGTTCTCAATCACCTCTGCATCTATCTGATCTACCGCTCCGGAAAGGTTTACTTTCTTTTGAGTTCCGTAACCTACCACTACAACTTCATCCAGTTGAGCAGCGTCTTCTGACAATTGTACATTAATCTCAGACTGGTTATTTACCGCTACTTCTTTAGTTTCATAACCTACAAAGCTGAAGATGAGCACATCGTCTCCATTAGCCTGCAAATTGAAGTTTCCTTCTACATTGGTGATTGTACCTTGACCGGATCCTTTGATTAAGACATTCACCCCTGGCAGGGGATTATCTTGCTCATCCAGCACCTTACCGCTAACGGTTTGAGACTGGCTGTAAGCGAAAGCCGGAAGCAGGCACAGCAAGGCAGAATAAACCACAGTGTACGTAAGCCTCTTAAGCTTTTGTGATGGGTCGAATTGTTTCATTGCGATTTTTTTTGGTTGAATTGAAATCAATTCCAAAAGTAAGGGACATTTTTTCTACCCTGCATAAGGGATATTCAGAAAGCCTGTAGATATCGTTAACTCAAGGCTACAAATCATCATGAATCAGTAACAAATCTTCACATGCTATATGTAACTAATTGTTTTACAGTAATTTAAGTAGTATTTTATTTCCTGGTTAAGTCCCTACAGATACGCTTAACCTTTGCGTAATACGGTCAACATGTATTAATCCATATTTAATAGTATCTTTGTCCCTGCATATGATCAGGTTATCGTCAGCATTATTCGTTATATTTTTTTTTAACTGCCTATTTAATACTACACTAACTGCCCAGAAATTATCTTTTGAAGCATTTACTGCTGAAGATGGGCTTTCTAAAAACTACATAGGCAGCATCACACAGGACAACTATGGCTTTGTGTGGATTGCCAGCAGCCACGGGCTCAACCGTTACGATGGCTATAGCTTCCGAAGCTATTACCATTATCCCTTGGACAGTAGCAGTCTGTCTCACAGTTCAATTAATACAGTATTTACCGACAGCAATGGACAGCTCTGGGTAGGTACCGCCCTTGGACTAAACCTTTACGATCCCACATTGGATAAGTTTGAAAGAATACAAGAGCTGGCAGATAGGCAGATATTTACCATCTATGAAGATACACAGGGCGT
Proteins encoded:
- a CDS encoding SusC/RagA family TonB-linked outer membrane protein, which translates into the protein MKQFDPSQKLKRLTYTVVYSALLCLLPAFAYSQSQTVSGKVLDEQDNPLPGVNVLIKGSGQGTITNVEGNFNLQANGDDVLIFSFVGYETKEVAVNNQSEINVQLSEDAAQLDEVVVVGYGTQKKVNLSGAVDQIDAEVIENRPISNISQGLQGIIPNLNVDFLSGEPGAAANINIRGLTSINGGNPLILIDGVPSDAVELNRISPQDIQNISVIKDASAAAIYGARAAFGVILITTKMGDQEGVSVSYSNNFSWDRPTIVPDKITDPYIYLRLAETATDNTPWDYNNYTDQTYLYAKQRSEDPSIAPVRQDLTNSEQWEYMGNRDWSNYFMSESSFSQNHSVSVDGMSEKARYFISGNYNRQNGIIKVADDYFDRYSFRSKVDYDVTDWFTLGNNTFLTNTTRKQPSAIVNSSLLSNTLQQGAGGSSFWEIYNLWPTDWHVNPDGSWGNNATGRLAARMSDGGSTSERYNSLQSRFTAQLSFWDDLLKVNADYTYRRGSTNFNYHTNKYNIGFGPDDVREEGQNFAHRSAGFEDYNVFNVYGTLNKEFGVHDFTAIVGYNQEYYRSEFFSAERNNVISSSLPTVALATGDANVNEVIGDWAIRGAFYRLNYILLDRYIVEFNGRYDGSSRFPEDKRFGFFPSASAAWRVDQEQFFDPLTNVVSTFKLRASYGSLGNQAVSDYNYYGYIPTMAAYQSDYLIGGNRPQEISSPGLVSPNYTWEQVNTVNFGVDLGFFGDRLTANFDIYERNTLGMLTLGRDLPDVLGASEPAENAADLRNNGWELALNYRNDFNVGGSPLSFNTKFVLSDSRATITSFDNPNRNLTQYYEGMDLGEIWGLESDGLFASEDEIQQLDQTAVVPWGALSIVPGWPRYIDQDGNGVIEKGTTVDDPKDLSVIGNISPRYRFGLDLNMSWKGFDLRTFFQGVAKRDYYPRDYLYWGFYQQPYAGGYAHLNDFYRATADSDVDRSRHSQSYIEAGLADQNLDAYYPVLQAWLADRNLGERIDQAQGLAIPQTRYLLNGSYLRLKNLTVGYTLPQAMLDRVGIERLRVFVSGENVFEWSELKDYYDPEAINDNNNYNPATGNSRQVGSGYAYPVQRRFAVGVNVNF
- a CDS encoding RagB/SusD family nutrient uptake outer membrane protein, which produces MRTKMNLIYKSLLTISLSLLIVACNDDFLDRVPETSIGKENFFNTEEDLDLYVYGLYNFPAHGQLIEDRSTDNAVTTGVTEIKNMMIGDPSSTTITGGWNWAGLRDINFFLENFRNADLPESRLNHYEGLGRFFRARFYVEKIKRYSDVPWYDQVIASNDEELLLKGRDSREEVVQNIMDDFSFAAENVDTESVEGEVNSWVIKTYLARFALYEGTYRKYHPELNLQTTADEFITVARDVAQDIIENGGFALYNTGDPTTDYSRLFNNTSLGGNPEVILVRAFENETLNSGWWAYIFGNYEVCPTKDLLQAYLMTDGSYYTDQPGYETNLFVEEFQDRDPRLSQTYAYPGWELVNTSTYAQGAGVYVQELAKSFTGYHQIKGFINDTDITVQNSADYPVLRLAEPMLIYAEAKAELGELTQADLDMTVNQLRARAGMPDLSINPMIDDMQAARYPNITSTQKDVLLEIRRERRIELALEGFRFDDLMRWGAGELLDNEPEGIYFPSLGKYDLTGDDVEDIFLIDASESIPENKEVNELGEQLVYYRAGAFGEDVGVFLENGTSGTIQTMADRGTFVAPKYYYRPIPQSDVVLNPNLEQIFGWE